gtcgtactgatcagcagtgtatctgccTGATGTGTACCATGGAtgatcataaaggacatgatacaatatcagctgcagcagaaagaactgagaaacaggtaaaatattatacagctctctttaacaagtaacaactcattATCATTTACACTGATATTATGTTGTGCTCgtacacaatacaagtaaatCCTGAATTGTTTttctgtgtagaagcagctgctggagatccagagaaaattccaggagaaaatccagaacagagagaaggaactttgtgagctgataaacgctgtggagtctcacaaggtaagttttataaacaaaaagctctcaggatcagTCCGACTCTCCTCCATTAAACCAATCTCCATTAAAAATGAGATATAGTGATGGAGCCTTTTTGTTCATAAATTTAAAAGAATCTTTAAATTCTGCCTGGTTAGTTGGTGATTGATGCTGTACAGCAATTCTGAGGTTGTGTTAATAATTATAAGGGTGATTAGATCAGATTAGGACTTTGACTGAGCCACCCAAAAAGATTATTGGTTGTTGCCGTAATTACCGTGTAAGATTTCTGGTGAAGACTTGAGAAGATCACTACATTGGATTTCCCAGTCCTGGCCAGGCTGTTGTTTCCTGACACTCAAGCcatttagcaccatcaccaagctatggGTGATGGAAGTCTTAGTCTGACCAGTAGCTACATATGAATGTGCAGGATGGACAAATATCAAAGTAAGAAATGTTTCCTCTTTCTGAATCTtctaacagtgttctgcacagacagtagtggagaacattgagaggatctgtactgaactaatcaactcaattaacagaagatgctctgagctaaaagatctgatcagagatcgagagacagcagaagtaagtcgagctgaaaaagtcctgaagcagttggagcagcagattgtagagctgaagaggaaagatgctgaactggaacagctttcacacagaggatcccgtccatttcctcaaggtaacagcactaaaataattatattattgctgcaccagtccaagtaataaattacagcggtaccttgtaacttgacgtcccctaaacttaaaatttttgaaattTAATGCCTTTAGTTGAGAAATGTGTTCTCTTAAACTCGATTATTGTAAGAATTAATTTAAACATGTTAGGGAGAGCCGGAAACACAACAGAAACCACGTCACAAGCAAAGCATCGTCTCCTGTCTTCCCAGAGGTCTCCTTTTCATAGGCGTCTTCCCTGGTGGTAGCTTTGCGCATCTTCATGCATCTTCTACAAATCTGTAACACAGGGAAAACCCCcctacacaaaacacattatgaCCCATAAAGTCGTAACACTGAAATACTGTTAATGTTATTAGGAGAAACGTCACTCTGTGCTTCATGTCAGTCGTCCATTATTTGTGAttcatcatcatcttgttgtttctctgtgaacattatctgtctggatgtagaattttcgGCTGCTGGatcctgctggatctgcagaatcagccgccatcacaatcagtcctttcctctcatttgatgatgttacaaagtctgtatctcagctgagagagaaagtagaagaattctggaaagatcagtgtgagaagataccagatgaaggtgagttcaagccctcagtgttccattgtctccaaaatgcttCTGTACTCAAACATcgaacaaaacaatcaaatttaccaacataaacattttacatctaacaacatcattcatttactcattaacccagtactggtcatggtcacagtgagtccagggTTGAATGAAATACACTCACTTGGTCAGTTATCCAGACTTAAGGTCACTTTAGacacactgggagaacatgtcaaacttctTACTGGCTGTACCTGCAACAGTTTCtggtgtaaatatgtatttactgtgattagtgattgtactgttactctttctgcagtgaagaaagtcTGGATTACTTCACTTCctgaacctgaaatcagagaagattttctacaatgtaagtttctcacaagcacacaaacatacacagtgcagtgaaaaagtatttgcaccccccagttatctgtatttttacagaTTTGTCACATGTTATAtggaattgttgtgtttttgtattacacatgtgtttaatctttaaatcATGAACTGATGACCAGATGTTCTTCTTTAATCCTGAAACTCCATcacacaaccaccaccatgactgactgttagtaagatgtttttattgtaaaatgctgttttaggTTTATTGCAAGTATAAGAATtctgactcatcagttcacagaacATCATCCCCAAAAAGCTTTAGGGTCATGTGCTTAAGTCTCAATCATCCAGTCACAAAAACccgtgaaaacacacacacaccaacacacatttacacagacacaccgtctcacacacactcttacacacattcacacttacacacacattaacagacacacactcatgtgtgcgcgcacacacactttaacacacacaattcaaagagcatgaatgtgtgtttgttgttggattgtgtgttgctggtgtgtgtctgtgtactgtttgtgaatgtgtcgtgtttgtggggtgtttctatatgtctgtgtcgtgtttgtgtaacatttgtgtgtgtttgtgtagtgttcatgtgtttgtgtagcatttgtgtgtgtttgaatagtatttgtgtttgagtagcatttgtgtgattgtgtagtgtctgtgtatttgtgcagtgtttgtgtagtgtctgtgtgtatttgtatagtctgtgtgtatgtgtagggtttgtatgtgattgtgtagtgtttgtgtatgtgtagggtttgtatgtgtttgtgtgattgtgtagtgtttgtgtaatgtatgtgtatgtgtaatgtgtgtgtgtttgtgtagtgtctgtgtgtacatggaggttttgtgtgtgtttggattgtGTGTTGCTGGTTTGTGTCTGTGTCCTGTCTGTGAATGTGTCGTGTTTGTGGGGTGTCTATATCTctgtgtagtatttgtgtgtgtgtgtgtgtgtgtgtgtgtgtgtgtgtgagtagtatttttgtgtatgtgtagtgtctgtgtgtatttgtgcagtgtttgtggtgttcatgtgtgtttgtgtagtattcaTGTgcgtttgagtagtatttgtgtgtatgtgtattctctgtgtgtattcatgtgtgtttgtgtagtatctgtgtgtggttgagtagtatttgtgtgtgattgagtagtatttatgtgtgtgtagtgtctgagtatcatgtgtgtatatgtgtagtgtctgtgtatttgtgcagtgcttgtgtgtgtttgtctagtGTCACtcttacacgcacacacatagacatgaataattacacacacactatacacacaaacactgtacacacactgtatacacacactgtacacacacacacacactctctctcttctatgttaattggtttattttgtgtttcctctccagatgtttgtcggttcacactggatccaaacacagtaaataaaaacctccatctgtctgaggagaacaaagtggtgacctgcagtagaacattacagtcgtatcctgatcatccagatagatttgatatTTACTGGTTACaggttctgtgtagagagagtgtgagtggacgctgttactgggaggttgagtggagtggggatgatggggtttatatagcagtgtcatataaaagcatcagcaggaagggacgtGGTGTTGAGTGTTTGTTTGGAGgtaatgatcagtcctggagtttgttctgttctccatCCAGATTTTTATTCTGGCACAATAAGAAAAATACTGAAATTATcataatgccgagttcctctagaataggagtgtatgtggattatgaagcaggaactctgtccttctacagcgtctctgatacaatgaagctcctccacagagttcagaccacgttcactcagctcctctaccaggggttttatctttattcaggatcaaaagtgaaactgtcagatttaacaaattaaatgtaaaattaacatgaaagtgtaacattaaactgtttaaaacattaaacattaaaagattttctttttaataaggaaacatttaaacatttaaaaatatataaaacacaataaatacagtgctgtgaaaaagcatTTACCCCCTAATCTAAATGGATtcagatattaaaactaaattaaataaaagacaaactgaatatttaaaaacataaaataaatttgtgtacattacaaaatggtaaatgtgatCATTTTCACATTAAACTTCTTTCTTCTCAAGTCTATTATAAGCAAAAtcttattataaaaatgatcattttccttttgaaccacaggttggtcatttcagcagtagcgagcgcttatgagcagtaataactgagagacGTTTGGTGTTTCTAGgctgtttagtacattaagtcacatgaGGTGTTTTAGACTTtcctggagaagctgattctcacctggtttctcctgagctgtaaaacacaagtttaaaagtgaaaccagcaCATGATGAGGAATAATACAGCAGAACTTAGATATGTGTGGATGGTTTCAGAGGGGATTTGATTCTTTCACAGAAATAGTTATTTGTATTGTGGTACGTTCGTTCAGGCTTCATCAGTTTATCTCTGctcattcagcctacagcagtttagatcCGCCCACTTAACCAACAATTTGCCTCCATGATGAGCAGTACAGTAAACAAATATAACagtaaaattaaaaactaaagtGCAATTCATTCTCGATTAAAGTGCATAATGTTTTTCTACAACaccatgtttttacattatttaatgtcatgcatcattttataaaaactttttttttcaacttggtcacaagatctctaccatattatattactttttttaGTAAAGTGCCACAAGATGGCGACAAAACATGTGTATCTATTCTATTAATATTCATAAGCAcgcacactcactcacatacacaacacacacataagcTTATACATTCACATGTTTTTTGCTTTATGCATTATGTTGATATTATTTTGGTGATTTGTTGTCTTTCTATATCATTAAAAAATTTTGTATGTTATGTTCTGATTTCTATATTATAAAA
The sequence above is drawn from the Trichomycterus rosablanca isolate fTriRos1 chromosome 14, fTriRos1.hap1, whole genome shotgun sequence genome and encodes:
- the LOC134326716 gene encoding tripartite motif-containing protein 16-like, with the translated sequence MLNWNSFHTEDPVHFLKNFRLLDPAGSAESAAITISPFLSFDDVTKSVSQLREKVEEFWKDQCEKIPDEVKKVWITSLPEPEIREDFLQYVCRFTLDPNTVNKNLHLSEENKVVTCSRTLQSYPDHPDRFDIYWLQVLCRESVSGRCYWEVEWSGDDGVYIAVSYKSISRKGRGVECLFGGNDQSWSLFCSPSRFLFWHNKKNTEIIIMPSSSRIGVYVDYEAGTLSFYSVSDTMKLLHRVQTTFTQLLYQGFYLYSGSKVKLSDLTN